Proteins from a single region of Ananas comosus cultivar F153 linkage group 3, ASM154086v1, whole genome shotgun sequence:
- the LOC109707991 gene encoding UBP1-associated protein 2A-like yields MTSARSSPTPAPLKPPAPSPSASSPSPVSTASSPAPAEPSSGSRSVASCPGSPSPTSLSPATRASTAAAASVQVISVRSARSLLRSSAARDLRTLDEILSVADADPFNSKLFVHGLGWETTSEGLRAVFARYGEIEDCRIGFVQFRHWSSASRALREPQRLIDNCMTACQLASTKLTPH; encoded by the coding sequence ATGACCTCCGCCCGCTCCTCGCCGACCCCTGCGCCGCTGAAGCCGCCTGCTCCTTCGCCGAGCGCCTCGTCGCCTTCGCCTGTGTCGACGGCTTCTTCTCCGGCTCCTGCTGAGCCATCTTCTGGCTCAAGAAGCGTGGCCTCATGCCCGGGCTCACCTTCTCCAACAAGCTTATCTCCCGCGACGAGGGCCtccactgccgccgccgcctccgtccAAGTGATCTCGGTGAGATCCGCTCGCTCCCTCCTCCGCTCCTCGGCGGCGCGCGACCTGCGCACGCTCGACGAGATCCTGAGCGTCGCCGACGCCGATCCCTTCAACAGCAAGCTCTTTGTCCACGGCCTTGGGTGGGAAACCACCTCCGAGGGGCTCCGCGCCGTGTTCGCCCGATACGGCGAGATCGAGGATTGCCGCATCGGCTTCGTCCAATTCCGTCACTGGAGCTCGGCGAGCCGCGCCCTCCGTGAACCCCAGAGGCTCATCGACAACTGCATGACCGCGTGCCAGCTCGCCTCCACCAAACTCACCCCGCACTGA